In a genomic window of Brettanomyces nanus chromosome 1, complete sequence:
- the YKT6 gene encoding palmitoyltransferase: protein MKLYYMGIIRPKSGSKKTLTLCEQKNLADFSFFQKNSVGQFMTFFSETIAERTKPSQRQSVEEGNYVGHVYTRAEGVSGVLITDKDYPIRPAYTLLNKLLDEYISQHPASDWQDLDEATDICQMDQLSDYIIKYQNPTKADAIMKVQQELDDTKIVLQKSIESVLQRGEQLDSLVDKSEALTASSKTFYKQAKKTNSCCVIV, encoded by the coding sequence ATGAAACTGTACTACATGGGAATCATCCGGCCAAAATCCGGCTCCAAGAAGACTCTCACGCTCTGTGAACAGAAGAATCTCGCCgatttctcctttttccAGAAAAATAGCGTGGGCCAGTTTAtgactttcttttctgagACTATCGCCGAGAGAACCAAACCTTCGCAACGTCAGAGTGTTGAAGAGGGTAACTATGTTGGTCACGTGTATACAAGAGCCGAAGGTGTTTCCGGTGTCTTAATTACTGACAAGGATTACCCCATTCGTCCTGCTTATACACTCCTCAACAAGCTACTGGACGAATATATAAGCCAACATCCGGCGTCAGATTGGCAAGATTTGGACGAGGCCACGGATATTTGTCAAATGGATCAGTTATCTGATTACATAATCAAATATCAGAATCCAACTAAGGCAGATGCCATCATGAAGGTTCAGCAAGAGTTGGACGACACTAAGATTGTTCTACAGAAGAGTATTGAGAGCGTTTTACAGAGAGGCGAGCAGTTGGATTCGTTGGTTGATAAATCGGAGGCTCTTACTGCCAGCTCTAAAACATTTTATAAGCAAGCGAAGAAGACTAATTCTTGCTGTGTTATAGTTTAG
- a CDS encoding uncharacterized protein (BUSCO:EOG09343P2T): MVRTGCGVKAVKTVRLARFLSGAGRKRGLPRSNWSMRGSRFYYTQQQQQQFSRYGSIVAGVSIVGAIGVSIFKSREADVTTKEAEKIQKDAREREEEAARIAEEAEQEATEKFKEEAVEAPIEEAVEAPIEELVEEPIEQAVEEPVDGATKESTKEVTNEATDEATKESLMKSESESASKVSVAGEGSEAGNSGVVAVPIAPVSAPNTSKEPKDDHEEAYDPDTGEINWDCPCLGGMADGPCGEEFKAAFSCFVYSKDEPKGIECIDKFKNMQNCFRKYPEVYAEELRDDDDYGDAPSVGEVAKPTDTPETLETPETPETPETPETLETPETPETPETPETLETPETLETPETLETPETSEIFETAETSEKPETSKTPETLETPEEFEVLETSETFGTPETPETPKTHTN; the protein is encoded by the coding sequence ATGGTGAGAACTGGTTGTGGTGTCAAGGCAGTCAAAACTGTCCGGTTGGCACGATTCTTGAGTGGCGCTGGTAGAAAGAGAGGCTTACCAAGATCGAATTGGAGCATGCGTGGTAGCCGATTTTACTACAcgcagcaacagcagcagcagttcAGTCGTTATGGATCGATAGTTGCTGGTGTTTCTATTGTTGGTGCTATTGGAGTGAGTATTTTCAAGTCTCGAGAAGCTGATGTGACCACAAAGGAGGCCGAGAAAATTCAGAAGGATGCCAGAGagagggaagaagaagctgccAGGATTGCTGAAGAGGCTGAACAGGAGGCCACCGAGAAATTTAAGGAGGAGGCCGTGGAAGCACCCATAGAGGAGGCCGTGGAAGCACCCATAGAGGAACTCGTGGAAGAACCCATAGAGCAAGCCGTGGAAGAACCCGTAGATGGGGCCACGAAGGAATCCACGAAGGAAGTCACAAATGAAGCTACGGATGAAGCCACAAAGGAATCTTTGATGAAGTCCGAGTCCGAGTCCGCGTCCAAGGTCAGTGTGGCTGGTGAAGGTAGCGAGGCAGGCAATTCGGGCGTAGTTGCTGTTCCTATTGCCCCAGTTTCTGCCCCGAACACTTCCAAAGAACCTAAAGATGACCACGAAGAAGCGTATGATCCCGATACAGGAGAAATCAACTGGGATTGTCCTTGTTTGGGAGGTATGGCCGATGGACCTTGTGGTGAAGAGTTCAAAGCTGCCTTCTCATGTTTCGTCTACTCTAAAGACGAGCCAAAAGGTATTGAGTGCATTGACAAGTTTAAGAATATGCAAAATTGCTTTAGAAAGTATCCAGAAGTTTATGCCGAGGAGTTAAGAGACGATGACGATTATGGAGACGCTCCAAGTGTCGGTGAGGTAGCTAAGCCTACCGACACACCCGAGACGCTTGAGACACCCGAGACGCCTGAGACACCTGAGACACCTGAGACGCTTGAGACACCCGAGACGCCTGAGACACCTGAGACACCTGAGACGCTTGAGACACCCGAGACGCTTGAGACACCTGAGACACTCGAGACGCCTGAGACTTCCGAGATTTTTGAGACAGCCGAGACTTCCGAAAAGCCTGAGACCTCCAAGACTCCTGAGACGCTTGAGACCCCCGAGGAGTTCGAAGTACTTGAGACTTCCGAGACATTTGGAACCCCGGAGACCCCAGAGACCCCCAAAACTCACACCAACTAA
- a CDS encoding uncharacterized protein (BUSCO:EOG09340VTU): MSFNDFIDSQKIIYELKKDVEESDYPYDCKTLYYQEGVPTRQTDIPFVRLLQGKEPISNMKRRYKLYKKNWSRQLSVINEILANTDREKFEELGRFLYEHNEEGDDDRCELMPCWHLPCGLVNLGSNISNHRRLLNQVYDFLVMSDGQSNGQTVVSRLNTAVCSSISACLKTISFDIIGSFGKSINQKLPDLEDLILQLSKKQQRLVVLIEDADSLPTSTLTQLLKTLWHCSTVSHNVYVVIGISTPLIIFQEKIPRLVLNFLRTRHFRIDNSNEAIGQIMGNLLLNINDTYNSLIFEPRLILYFLQRKSDIGISQFYDYMKLIYMNHYFSQPLSILWTDDFSGIDLTDDYFDVFKRLPSVRAVNDHTTDHQENDDCQRFLHDVATENETGIGWFLRLNLNKLINWRFNLKNLIDFLNFMQTSFYDLKLWRTNLDLFQLIFENYDYENVHNNVANFDFLKPIYLNMKNIELSVFNSFLDTIQSDQQFDFLFQKGDNAADTYFQSLKHAESHKEVEKFNRYLNEKLIHQLVELNLDHQPFKEICCAGLQVTGLLQTAFNPPVRDITIGALLDSKSYLLNSAHSDLSQLDRQGDDVQLYKLFEPSMIEMFRIYREAGVMINIYDFYKVFRSGLSDKKRLCQLMLNKLEVKRQRTKEDNVNMDTLQGIIEGDSEKEWDKLTLSWFLKGLVELELAGMIKEGRNSENVEKLVWKDV, translated from the coding sequence ATGTCATTCAACGACTTCATTGACTCACAGAAGATCATCTATGAGTTAAAGAAAGACGTCGAGGAATCAGATTATCCCTATGATTGTAAGACTTTGTACTACCAAGAAGGGGTACCTACCAGACAGACAGATATTCCTTTCGTGAGGCTTCTGCAAGGGAAAGAACCTATCTCCAATATGAAGAGACGCTACAAACtctacaagaagaactgGTCCCGACAACTTAGTGTCATCAATGAGATCTTGGCCAATACGGATAGAGAGAAATTTGAGGAACTAGGCCGATTTTTGTACGAGcataatgaagaaggtgatgatgatcgATGTGAGCTTATGCCATGTTGGCATCTTCCCTGTGGCCTGGTAAACTTAGGTTCCAACATATCCAATCACAGGCGACTTCTAAACCAGGTGTACGACTTTTTGGTGATGTCGGATGGCCAATCAAACGGGCAGACGGTGGTGAGTCGTCTTAATACGGCCGTATGCAGCAGTATCAGTGCTTGTCTCAAAACCATCTCCTTCGATATCATTGGCTCTTTTGGCAAATCTATCAACCAGAAGCTTCCAGATTTGGAGGATTTGATTCTGCAATTGTcgaagaagcagcagagACTTGTCGTGTTGATCGAAGACGCTGACTCCTTACCAACGTCCACGTTGACTCAGCTTTTAAAGACTCTCTGGCATTGTAGCACAGTATCACACAATGTATACGTTGTTATTGGAATCTCTACACCactcatcatctttcagGAAAAGATACCACGGCTTGTATTGAACTTCCTACGTACCAGACACTTCCGTATAGACAATTCTAACGAGGCCATTGGCCAAATAATGGGAAACTTGCTTCTCAATATCAACGACACCTACAATTCATTGATCTTTGAGCCTCGATTGATTCTATACTTTCTTCAGCGAAAGTCTGATATTGGTATATCTCAGTTCTACGACTATATGAAACTCATTTATATGAATCACTACTTCAGCCAGCCTCTATCGATTCTGTGGACCGATGATTTCTCAGGAATCGATCTTACCGACGACTATTTTGATGTGTTCAAAAGACTACCTTCTGTAAGAGCTGTCAACGACCATACTACCGATCACCAGGAAAATGACGACTGCCAGCGGTTTCTCCATGATGTAGCTACAGAGAATGAAACTGGTATAGGTTGGTTTCTTCGACTCAACCTAAACAAACTCATCAACTGGAGattcaacttgaaaaatCTGATAGACTTCCTTAACTTTATGCAGACATCTTTCTACGACTTGAAACTTTGGAGGACCAACCTCGATCTTTTCCAGCTTATCTTCGAGAACTACGATTACGAAAACGTGCACAACAATGTTGCAAACTTTGACTTCTTAAAGCCCATCTATTTAAACATGAAAAATATAGAGTTGTCAGTGTTCAACAGCTTTCTGGATACGATTCAGAGCGACCAGCAGTTCGACTTCTTGTTTCAGAAGGGTGATAATGCTGCCGATACATACTTCCAGTCGTTAAAACATGCGGAAAGTCATAAGGAGGTAGAAAAGTTCAACAGATACCTTAATGAGAAGCTGATCCATCAATTGGTTGAATTGAATCTTGACCACCAACCATTTAAAGAGATCTGTTGTGCAGGGCTGCAAGTGACGGGCCTGTTGCAAACTGCTTTCAATCCTCCGGTACGGGATATCACAATTGGAGCATTGCTCGACTCTAAGAGTTACCTATTAAACTCGGCACACAGCGACTTGAGCCAATTAGATCGTCAGGGAGATGACGTGCAGTTATATAAACTATTTGAGCCTTCGATGATTGAGATGTTCAGGATCTATAGAGAAGCAGGAGTGATGATTAACATTTATGACTTCTATAAGGTGTTCAGGAGCGGATTATCGGACAAAAAACGTCTATGCCAATTAATGTTGAACAAGTTAGAGGTGAAGCGGCAAAGAACCAAGGAGGACAATGTCAATATGGATACATTGCAAGGAATTATAGAAGGAGACTCAGAGAAAGAGTGGGATAAATTGACACTCAGCTGGTTTTTGAAAGGACTAGTGGAGTTGGAGTTGGCTGGGATGATTAAGGAAGGAAGGAATTCCGAGAATGTGGAAAAGCTGGTTTGGAAAGATGTCTAA